In Myxococcales bacterium, the DNA window GTCGGGGCACCCGCGAGCTCGGTCGGGCGGCAGTCGTCGGCAGGCCCAGGCTCACGCGCGGTCGCTGCATCTTCGGGCGCGCGGGATCCCTCGGCGGGTGTCGCGTCCGGCGTACCGCGACCCTCGTCGACTAGGGGAGGTCTCGACGCATCGGAGCACGTGGGATCGTCACACTCTGGCGGGCTCGGGAGGTCGAGGCCGGACCTCTCGGAGGTCGACGTGGCACATGCCCCCATCGCGACGACGAGGAGGGGGACGAGGAGCCGAGCGTGGGCGAACATGCCCGTCGGGGCGAGCAACCTGCGTGCCGGAGGGACGCCGTCGCGCGAGGATCGATTCGCGCCTCATGGGGCGTGGGGGAATCGAGCGCTCAGCCCTCGGCGGGCGACCTCGTCGCCTTCCCGCGCGGCACTCTCGCACGCGCTCCCGCCTTCGCGGCCGCGAGCGCCGCGTCCCGAACCGCCACGGCCTCGGCGGCGCGCGCCCTCCACGCGGGCGACCGCTTGGCGAGGAGGACCGCGATCCACTCGGGTGCGTACGCGGACGTGCAACCTTTCGGGATGGGGCGCAGATCCCACACACCCATCCGCGCTCCGATCTCCATCGCTCGCTCCGTCACGGAAGGGATCTTCGTGCCGAGCTGGACGAGGCAGAAGTTCATCCCCTCTTTCACGAGGAACGGGGCGTCGGGCATCTCTCGTTCGAGGCGCGCGAGCTCGGCGTCGATCGCGGCGGGCCCGAGCGTGTCGACGCTCTTCCCGAGGAGCTTCCAGCCGACGCGCCGCACGAGCTCGTCGTCCGCGTCGCGGAAGGTGTCACGCGCGACCGGGGCGCAGGGCGCCTCACCGAGCGCGCGGCTCACGAGCTCGTCGGCCATGACGCCGTACCCGGAGGAGGCAGAGAGCGCACGCGCCACGGGCTCGGTGAGCGCGCGCGGATCGAACAGGGTGCACGCGAGAATGCGGGCCTCGTGCGCGCCCGACTCCCACAGCGCGAGGCCGAGGTCGTGATCCGTGCCGAGCTCCTTCGCGAGGGCGCGCACCTTCGCGAGCGGCACG includes these proteins:
- a CDS encoding DNA alkylation repair protein; the encoded protein is MSTVASVTKRLEAWGTEPVRAIYVRLGAERAYGVPLAKVRALAKELGTDHDLGLALWESGAHEARILACTLFDPRALTEPVARALSASSGYGVMADELVSRALGEAPCAPVARDTFRDADDELVRRVGWKLLGKSVDTLGPAAIDAELARLEREMPDAPFLVKEGMNFCLVQLGTKIPSVTERAMEIGARMGVWDLRPIPKGCTSAYAPEWIAVLLAKRSPAWRARAAEAVAVRDAALAAAKAGARARVPRGKATRSPAEG